A single region of the Vicia villosa cultivar HV-30 ecotype Madison, WI linkage group LG4, Vvil1.0, whole genome shotgun sequence genome encodes:
- the LOC131597397 gene encoding uncharacterized protein LOC131597397 encodes MANNVTATREATRCTHTYSFHREGLIQLGQLGGLITGHNKTVFTENYGNILTLLDSHVDEWGLSTLLQFYDPDLRCFTFSGYQLAPTLEEYSHFLNIKVQHKVPFVCVPEKPDLDNIANALYLSIGDVLGNWKKNDNTHGFYMSFLVEKAQELANKKVWEAFNALLAVLIYGIVMFPNIHKFVDLAAICLFVDKNPIPTLLADTYYSIHSRYGKGGAIRNCLPLLYTWFKSHLPASGPFITSTQKWPQRIMGLTGNDIVWCPTGMDVEKVITSCDKPLDKEIFESVCFEKGTDPKGLEKVRSAWNSIHTNDQISLGEKNPVAKQAYTDWVENRVKDRLLPFPKVNPLYEQPPKIPIATVPAENRIQVDAQPKHCLVDQKKVELTHEAKMLKGGSSRVQKRARTERVKEILLLLSRITKRS; translated from the exons atggctaacaacgtgaccgctacTAGAGAAGCTACAAGGTGTACTCACACTTACAGTTTCCATCGCGAAGGCTTGATTCAGTTGGGGCAATTGGGTGGATTGATCACTGGTCATAATAAAACTGTGTTCACTGAGAATTATGGAAACATCTTGACTCTTTTGGACTCACACGTCGACGAATGGGgtttatctactcttctccagttctatgatcctgaCTTGCGTTGTTTCACCTTCTCAGGCTATCAGTTGGCTCCCACTCTCGAGGAGTACTCTCACTTTCTCAATATCAAGGTTCAACACAAGGTTCCTTTCGTTTGTGTCCCAGAGAAACCTGATTTGGACAacattgccaacgctctttatttgagcataggaGACGTCCTTGGGAATTGGAAGAAGAATGATAACACTCATGGTTTCTATATGAGTTTCTTGGTTGAGAAGGCCCAAGAATTGGCCAACAAAAAGGTGTGGGAGGCTTTCAACGCCCTTCTGGCCGTTTTGATCTATGGGATCGTGATGTTCcctaacattcacaagttcgttgatctGGCCGCTATATGTCTTTTCGTGGATAAGAATCCGATCCCTACTTTGCTAGCCGATACGTACTATTCCATTCACTCTCGATATGGGAAAGGAGGAGCCATAAGAAATTGTTTGCCGTTGTTATACACCTGGTTTAAGTCCCACCTACCTGCAAGTGGTCCCTTCATTACCTCTACtcagaaatggcctcaaaggatcatggggcttaccgGAAATGACATTGTCTGGTGTCCCACTGGAATGGATGTGGAGAAAGTTATAACTAGCTGTG acaagcctttggacaaagagatattCGAGTCCGTTTGCTTTGAGAAGGGAACCGATCCAAAGGGTCTAGAAAAAGTGAGGAGTGCCTGGAATAGCATCCATACAAATGATCAGATTTCTCTTGGTGAAAAGAATCCCGTTGCCAAACAAGCCTACACAGATTGGGTTGAAAATAGAGTTAAAGATCgtctgttgcctttcccgaaggttaacccATTGTACGAGCAACCACCTAAGATTCCAATTGCCACTGTACCTGCTGAGAATCGTATCCAGGTAGATGCGCAACCGAAACATTGTCTTGTGGACCAGAAAAAGGTTGAGTTGACACACGAAGCCAAAATGCTAAagggaggatcttccagagttcaaaagagggctagaacCGAAAGGGTGAAAGAGATACTACTGTTACTGTCGAGGATCACCAAAAGATCCTAA